Proteins from one Pirellulales bacterium genomic window:
- a CDS encoding citrate synthase (catalyzes the formation of citrate from acetyl-CoA and oxaloacetate) — MSEEIYSPGLEGVIAGETAISTITGGLQYRGYSIEELAEHATFEDVAYLILYGELPKAAELASFGRRLGAAAAVPGPLIDLLRAIPREASMMDVMRTGASVLAHWDPETENNSHDANLRKSERLLAQLPVVLAARHRLRQGLEPIAADPRRGLADNLLWMLSGQAPSARSIKAMDVSLILYAEHEYNASTFTARVICSTMSDLHSSVTGAIGALKGPLHGGANERVMEVLEEVGSPDRAEAWIRDALARKVRIMGFGHRVYKTGDPRARYLKGLCAELAKETGHEAMERMADTIEQVVVSEKKLPPNLDWPSARLYHYLGLPIDLYTPLFVVSRVVGWSAHVIEQLDNNRLIRPRARYTGHESRPYVPVDKR; from the coding sequence ATGAGCGAGGAAATCTACAGCCCAGGCCTCGAAGGCGTGATTGCCGGCGAAACGGCCATCAGCACCATCACCGGTGGCCTGCAATACCGCGGCTACTCGATCGAGGAACTGGCCGAGCACGCCACGTTCGAAGACGTCGCCTACCTGATTCTCTACGGCGAGCTGCCCAAGGCTGCCGAGCTGGCCAGTTTCGGCCGGCGCCTGGGGGCCGCGGCCGCGGTGCCGGGTCCACTCATCGATCTGCTGCGGGCCATTCCGCGCGAGGCGTCGATGATGGACGTCATGCGCACCGGGGCCAGCGTGCTGGCGCATTGGGACCCCGAGACCGAGAACAACAGCCACGACGCCAACCTGCGCAAGAGCGAACGGCTGTTGGCGCAGTTGCCCGTCGTGCTGGCGGCGCGGCATCGCCTGCGCCAGGGCTTGGAACCTATCGCGGCCGATCCCCGGCGCGGCCTGGCCGACAATCTGCTGTGGATGCTCTCGGGCCAGGCCCCTTCGGCCCGGAGCATCAAGGCGATGGACGTCTCCCTGATTCTGTACGCCGAGCACGAATACAACGCCTCGACCTTCACGGCCCGGGTGATCTGCTCGACGATGTCTGATCTGCACTCGTCGGTGACCGGCGCGATCGGGGCGCTCAAGGGCCCGTTGCACGGCGGCGCCAACGAGCGCGTGATGGAGGTGCTCGAGGAAGTCGGCAGCCCGGATCGTGCCGAGGCCTGGATTCGCGACGCCCTGGCCCGCAAGGTGCGGATCATGGGCTTCGGCCACCGCGTGTATAAGACCGGCGACCCCCGGGCTCGATATCTCAAGGGCCTGTGCGCCGAACTGGCCAAGGAAACCGGCCACGAGGCGATGGAACGGATGGCCGACACGATCGAGCAGGTCGTGGTCTCGGAAAAGAAGCTGCCGCCGAACCTCGATTGGCCCAGCGCGCGGCTCTATCACTACTTGGGACTACCGATCGATCTTTACACGCCGCTGTTCGTCGTCAGCCGCGTGGTTGGCTGGTCGGCACACGTGATCGAGCAGTTGGACAACAACCGCTTGATCCGTCCGCGAGCCCGATACACGGGCCACGAAAGCCGGCCCTACGTGCCGGTCGACAAGCGCTGA
- the prpB gene encoding methylisocitrate lyase, translating to MSSPGQRLRDAIRPGALAVPGAFNALTARLIEQSGYGAAYLSGAAFSAGTLALPDIGLFTLSELVTQTTQLTRSVKIPLIVDADTGFGEAINVARTVTELEAAGAAAIQLEDQRLPKRCGHLSGKALVDADEMCAKLRAAVAARRDPSLVILARTDARGVFGLDEAIDRAKRYVDVGADWIFPEALADRGEFERFAREVPVPLVANMTEFGKSPLFSLDELRELGYAAVLFPVTLLRVAMKAVTEALETIRRDGGQRSLVAQMQTRQELYDLLGYTTYEASDRAYFSGEQAG from the coding sequence TTGAGTTCGCCGGGTCAACGTCTGCGCGATGCGATTCGCCCCGGCGCCTTGGCCGTGCCGGGCGCTTTCAACGCGCTCACCGCACGGCTGATCGAGCAATCCGGATACGGCGCGGCCTACCTGTCGGGCGCCGCCTTTTCGGCCGGGACGCTGGCGCTGCCCGATATCGGACTGTTCACGCTCAGCGAGCTGGTCACGCAGACCACGCAACTGACCCGTAGCGTGAAGATCCCCTTGATTGTCGACGCCGACACGGGATTTGGCGAGGCCATCAACGTGGCCCGCACGGTGACCGAGCTCGAAGCGGCCGGTGCCGCGGCGATCCAACTCGAGGATCAGCGGCTACCCAAGCGCTGCGGGCACCTCTCGGGCAAGGCCCTGGTCGACGCCGACGAAATGTGCGCGAAGCTTCGAGCCGCGGTGGCCGCGCGGCGCGACCCGAGCCTGGTGATCCTGGCACGGACCGATGCCCGCGGCGTGTTCGGCCTCGACGAGGCCATCGACCGGGCCAAGCGGTATGTCGACGTGGGCGCCGACTGGATCTTTCCCGAGGCGCTGGCCGACCGCGGCGAGTTCGAGCGGTTTGCCCGCGAGGTGCCGGTGCCGCTCGTGGCGAACATGACCGAATTCGGCAAGAGCCCGTTGTTCAGCCTCGACGAGCTGCGCGAGCTGGGCTATGCGGCGGTGCTGTTCCCGGTGACCTTGTTGCGCGTGGCCATGAAGGCCGTCACGGAGGCGCTCGAAACGATTCGTCGCGACGGCGGACAGCGATCGCTCGTCGCACAAATGCAAACGCGTCAGGAACTTTACGACCTGCTCGGCTATACGACGTACGAAGCCAGCGACCGAGCCTATTTCAGCGGAGAGCAAGCCGGATGA